One window of Branchiostoma lanceolatum isolate klBraLanc5 chromosome 8, klBraLanc5.hap2, whole genome shotgun sequence genomic DNA carries:
- the LOC136439674 gene encoding uncharacterized protein — protein MTAAESATGFGQGTFSSTVLTNRGDNMTVLSDLPFHGRLEGPPISPSKGYRPMHRSTLTLEKNPFKSDHKTTVKHFHSGDKVLPPVSRPAKMPSMHTSQIDLKVTKDTYHHTHHRNAFLIPPTVPATVEHEPSNINRHNQRGGFDMRRVLVNPSQSLDYWTTYARIHDKVGHLRGPGAPRVTTAPERHNILSGASLGPGRRESFQRTSGNRVLHHIRANNSRVLLG, from the exons ATGACAGCGGCGGAATCAGCGACAGGGTTCGGGCAGGGAACGTTCTCTTCCACCGTTCTGACAAACCGCGGGGACAATATGACG GTGTTGTCAGACCTTCCCTTCCATGGCAGGTTGGAGGGACCCCCCATCTCACCGTCCAAGGGGTACCGCCCCATGCACCGATCAACTCtaacactggagaaaaacccctTCAAGTCGGACCACAAGACTACTGTCAAACAT TTCCACAGTGGTGACAAGGTCTTACCCCCGGTCAGTCGTCCAGCCAAGATGCCATCCATGCACACTTCACAGATAGACCTTAAGGTTACCAAGGATACGTACCACCACACCCATCACAGGAATGCCTTTCTTATCCCTCCAACTGTTCCA GCAACAGTGGAACATGAACCTTCCAACATCAACAGACACAACCAGCGGGGAGGGTTCGACATGAGACGGGTTCTGGTCAACCCGAGCCAGTCACTGGACTACTGGACAACGTACGCACGTATCCACGACAAGGTGGGGCACCTACGCGGGCCGGGAGCTCCCAGGGTTACAACCGCACCGGAGCGACACAACATTTTATCAG GAGCTTCCCTCGGCCCCGGGAGGAGGGAGAGTTTCCAACGTACATCAGGGAATAGGGTACTTCACCACATCAGGGCCAACAACAGCAGGGTGCTCTTAGGATGA